Proteins encoded together in one Mercenaria mercenaria strain notata chromosome 18, MADL_Memer_1, whole genome shotgun sequence window:
- the LOC128550685 gene encoding uncharacterized protein LOC128550685 → MVRNYSDLVSVFLEESSGKALSLYKPITSYKFLYVVHFLCDLLKPLAALSKTFQKSDLDFSEVMPMLHSTIDRVEHLGSKKDGTYLSGFISQVPDEPQVGEDGLTTFEYQGHTIRDGEKQDAVSVCDKFVAGMIRSMNDRFCDNEDSTVLSALSNFFNPVLERESKVDDTEVIVEYLGEAGLECSIDDVDMFFRFAHSLIKEGNKSVKSPRDVANLAIRKKDVYPSAAEAAERFLLAPVSTVDCERGFSKQNLIKTCLRSRMSAMCLDRLIRISVEGPEISQFPFDKAFKKWASKDRRILK, encoded by the coding sequence ATGGTGAGAAACTATAGTGATTTAGTGTCAGTATTTCTAGAGGAAAGTAGTGGTAAGGCATTAAGTCTGTACAAGCCCATCACTTCTTATAAATTCCTATATGTAGTTCACTTCTTGTGTGATCTCCTGAAACCACTAGCTGCCTTGTCTAAAACCTTCCAGAAATCCGACTTGGACTTTTCGGAAGTTATGCCCATGCTACACTCGACAATTGACCGAGTAGAACATCTTGGATCCAAGAAAGATGGCACCTACCTGAGTGGATTTATATCACAGGTGCCAGACGAGCCACAGGTAGGTGAGGATGGTCTCACAACTTTCGAGTACCAGGGTCATACCATTAGGGATGGAGAAAAACAGGATGCAGTCAGTGTTTGTGATAAGTTTGTCGCAGGTATGATTAGATCTATGAATGATAGGTTTTGTGATAATGAGGACAGTACAGTGTTGTCAGCATTGAGCAACTTTTTTAATCCAGTTTTAGAAAGGGAAAGTAAAGTAGATGATACAGAGGTTATTGTAGAGTACCTAGGTGAGGCTGGTCTTGAGTGTAGTATAGATGATGTAGACATGTTCTTCAGATTTGCTCATTCTCTCATCAAAGAAGGCAATAAGTCTGTAAAGTCGCCCAGGGATGTAGCAAACTTGGCAATCAGGAAGAAAGATGTCTATCCTTCAGCTGCAGAAGCTGCAGAGAGATTTCTTCTTGCTCCAGTCTCTACTGTTGATTGCGAGAGGGGCTTTAGTAAACAGAACCTAATTAAAACATGTCTGAGAAGTAGAATGTCTGCTATGTGTTTGGACAGGTTAATCAGAATATCTGTAGAAGGTCCAGAAATTAGTCAGTTTCCTTTTGATAAGGCATTCAAGAAGTGGGCTTCAAAGGACAGGAGAATTTTAAAGTAG